AGAGCTGGGCGAGCACGAGGCCGAGCAGCACCACCGGCCCGCTGCCCCACCAGGCCAGGGCGAGGCCGCCGGCCAGCCCGGCCAGCGCCGCCGAGCCCGCGATCCAGTGATCCGGCTCCGGGACCGCGTTCGTGCCCCCGGCCAGCGTCAGCCGGCGCACCAGCTCGACCGCGACCACGAGGGTGCCGATCAGCACGATCAGGCACAGCTGCAACGCGACGCCCGACTGCGACGCGGCGAAGGCCGGGTTGCCCAGCGTCGTCATCCACAGCGCGAGGTATCCGCCCAGCGCCCAGACGCGGCCGCCGGCCGTGCCGGCCGGAGCGGGCCGAGCTGCCGAGACGCGCACCGCGAGCACGAGGGCCACGACCGCGGCGATCGTGCTGAAGGGCCGGATCCATGCCATTCCGCCTGCCCAGATCCCTCCTCCCCAGAGCGGATCCCAGGTCACCGTGGCCGACCGTACGGCGAGGTCGAGTGCTCCCCCGGCCAGCAGGCCCACCGCGGCGGTCACCGGACCGCCCGCCTGCCGCACCGCGAAAGCCAGGGTGACCAGGCCGGCCACGGCGCCCGCGGCGGTCAGCGCCAGGTTGTGCCCGAACAGGTTCCCCGCGATCCACAGCGCCCCGGTGACGCACACGCCCGGCACGAGGTGCGACGGCAGCGCGGCGGCCCGGCGGCGGAGCCACACCAGCAGCAGCCCCGGCAGGGCGAAGATCGCCAGCGCGATCAGCGCCGCGTTCACGATGCCGACCGGCCCGGCCACCTGGTCGAGCAGCGGCCCGCTCGCCCGCAGCAGCTGCACCGTCAGCGCGAACAGCAGCGCGACCAGCATGATCGCATGCCAGCCGACCAGCTGCGGCGGCGAGGAACGGCCGGCCCGGGGCGACGTGCTGTCCGCCGGGGCGGCCACCGACGCGGGCTCACCGCCGGCCGGGGCAGGCGTGGCGGCCTGACCACCGGCCGGGGCAGGCGTGGCGGCCTGACCACCGGCCGGGGCAGGAGCGGACGCCTGATCATCCTTAGGGGCGGGCGTGGTCTGGCCGCCCGTGGGTGCGGGCGAGGGGTGGGTCGACACGTGGGGCTACCTCATTTGATCGGCAGGTCGAGGGAACGGCGCGCCAGCAGGGTGCCGCCCGCGACCGCGGCCGGCATGATCAGGACCGCGCCGAGCGGGATCAGGAAGCAGCAGAACACCGCGACGCCGAACCCCAGCGCCAGCGGCCGGTGCTTGCGCAACGCCACCCGCCGATCGGGCAGCCGCAGGCCGCGCCGGTTGAACGCGACCGCGACGAGTTCCAGCGACAGGAACCAGCCGCCCACGAAAGCGCCGATCACCGGGATCACCGTCTGCCCGACCACCGGAATGAAGCCGCCCGCGAACAGCGGGATCGCGATCATCGCCGACACCAGCAGCAGCCGCAGCGCGTCGAAGACGCTGCGCCGCAGCTCCTTGTACCAGGGCAGGTCGACGGCGTCGGGCACGCCGCCGAAGTCCTCCTCGACGGCCTCGCCGATCGCCTCGTAGAACGGGTCGCCGATGAGCAGCGTCACGGCCGTGTACGACACCACGGCAAGCAGCCCGCTCGCGCCGACGATCGCGACACCGGCGAGCAGCCGCGCCGAGGAGCGCAGGTCCTCGGACCAGTCGTCGGCGAACCACGTCGCCGCCGCCGACACGTCGTCGAGGAAGTAGAACAGCGCCCAGAACAGGCCGATGAAGAGCAGCAGGCTGAGCACCGCCGGGATGAGCCCGAGCATGATCAGCTTGGGGCTGCGCACGTAGCGGCGGACGCCCCGCCCGAGCAGCCGTACGCCGAGGAAGAACTCTGAGATCGCGTGACCTGCCACGACCCGGCAGCCTAGCCGCCCGGTCAACCGTTCAAGAAGGCCGAGATCCGTTCCCGCAGGTCGGCGCGCTCGTGCCAGAGCACGGCGGGGCGGTTGTAGATGTGCAGCCGCACGTCCGGCAGCACCGCGGCGAGCTGCTCGGCTACCGAGGACGGGTGCAGGTCGTCGCCGATGCAGCCGATGACCAGCACCTGCGCGCTGACGTCGCGCAGCAGGCCGACGTCGGGCACCGGCACCTGGTCGGGCAGGGTCAGCAGGCCGCTGCTCAGGCCGGTGTTCATCAGCGTGTTGAGGCGCTGGCGCACGTACGCCCAGCCGGACGCGCCGTTGCGGGCCGACGGCGGGATCTCCTCGACCACGGCGTTGGCCACGGTCGGCAGGTCACCGCTGTTGATCGCCTCCAGCAGGTTGACCAGCCGCCGCCGGGCCGCCTCGGGCCGCGGCCGGTCCAGCACCGCGGGCAGGAACATGACGACCTTCTCGAACCGGTCGGGCGTCTCGGCCAGCAGCCGGCACAGCGCCCCGGCGCCCAGGCTGACCCCGAGCGCCCGGGTCGCCCCGGTCATGTCGGAGATGGCGCGCAGGTCACGGGCCAGGTCGCCGTAGTCCCACGCACCGCGCGGGGAGCTGGACTCGCCGTGCCCCCGAAACTGGAAGAACACCCGCTTGCCCGCCACCGCGCTGCCCAGCGGGCGGGTCTCCGCGATGCCGTGGCCCAGGCCGTGCGCGAACACGGTCACCGGCGTGCCGACACCCGTGATGAGCCGCTCCAGCTGTACGCCGTGCGCGGTGTCCACGATCTCCGTGGGCAGCGCGGGCGGCGCGGGGCGGCCGGTGTTGGGGGCGGAGT
The Catellatospora sp. IY07-71 DNA segment above includes these coding regions:
- a CDS encoding endonuclease/exonuclease/phosphatase family protein; the encoded protein is MSTHPSPAPTGGQTTPAPKDDQASAPAPAGGQAATPAPAGGQAATPAPAGGEPASVAAPADSTSPRAGRSSPPQLVGWHAIMLVALLFALTVQLLRASGPLLDQVAGPVGIVNAALIALAIFALPGLLLVWLRRRAAALPSHLVPGVCVTGALWIAGNLFGHNLALTAAGAVAGLVTLAFAVRQAGGPVTAAVGLLAGGALDLAVRSATVTWDPLWGGGIWAGGMAWIRPFSTIAAVVALVLAVRVSAARPAPAGTAGGRVWALGGYLALWMTTLGNPAFAASQSGVALQLCLIVLIGTLVVAVELVRRLTLAGGTNAVPEPDHWIAGSAALAGLAGGLALAWWGSGPVVLLGLVLAQLSAAVAVARALASPGDRGVWAYGLVWVLPVLLFQVHYDMPLPFDNRWLLIALAVLVGLAGMGRRPDHPGGWRVDLRRLAARPAPVAGAVALALAVPLLMHLTRPDDGTVTTSPTGVTVLSWNVKYGRDDATGQADPHRIAKVIRILDPDVVVLQEVSRGWAIGGGVDVAEYLSRELRMPFWWSPAADGQFGNLLLTRLPVSDVRTGLLPYGQGPMHRSYLKATVHLAFGRSLDVVTAHLTHRKPNTPTRLAQIDTLLAQTDPARPTVVAGDFNFWPTWPETRSFTGAGWTSAQDVTGHGDAWTSPTDRPTNRVDWVFGSPSVAFTDFRVVDQVTASDHFPVLATLALPAP
- a CDS encoding alpha/beta fold hydrolase, whose translation is MNDLRWPPPPDGFPRRLGKPRNSAPNTGRPAPPALPTEIVDTAHGVQLERLITGVGTPVTVFAHGLGHGIAETRPLGSAVAGKRVFFQFRGHGESSSPRGAWDYGDLARDLRAISDMTGATRALGVSLGAGALCRLLAETPDRFEKVVMFLPAVLDRPRPEAARRRLVNLLEAINSGDLPTVANAVVEEIPPSARNGASGWAYVRQRLNTLMNTGLSSGLLTLPDQVPVPDVGLLRDVSAQVLVIGCIGDDLHPSSVAEQLAAVLPDVRLHIYNRPAVLWHERADLRERISAFLNG
- a CDS encoding EI24 domain-containing protein → MAGHAISEFFLGVRLLGRGVRRYVRSPKLIMLGLIPAVLSLLLFIGLFWALFYFLDDVSAAATWFADDWSEDLRSSARLLAGVAIVGASGLLAVVSYTAVTLLIGDPFYEAIGEAVEEDFGGVPDAVDLPWYKELRRSVFDALRLLLVSAMIAIPLFAGGFIPVVGQTVIPVIGAFVGGWFLSLELVAVAFNRRGLRLPDRRVALRKHRPLALGFGVAVFCCFLIPLGAVLIMPAAVAGGTLLARRSLDLPIK